The sequence CAGTGTGATGGAATTACACATTCGGTGTAAATTTCCTGATAATGCGTGCTTGTTTTGGCAACATTGTTTAGCCAGTTCTCGTATTTAATAAATCCGTCACCAACTTCGCCATCATCTACAAAATGTTCTGTTCCTCCGGCAATAACGGATCCTTTGCCGTATTTATTCCATTCGTCTACCAGAACCTGTAATTTATAATCAGGCATTTTGTCGTCAGAATCCATTCTGTTTATCAGAGTTCCTTTTGCCTGTGCATAAGCAACCTGAAGAGTAGGGATTAGCTTTGGTTTATCGCTGTTGTAGTACCTGACTCTGGAATCTTTATTTGCATATTCCTGAAGAATAATAGGTGTTTCGTCCGATGAATGATCATTCACAGCTATTAGTTCCCAATTTTGATATGTTTGGTCAATAATAGAGTCAATGCAATCGTGCAAATACGGGGCAGTATCTTTTACCGCCATTATGATTGATACTAGTGGTTGATTATTCATTTAGTATTATTCTTTTTCCAGGAATTTGGTAAGTTTTTTTCTATTTCGATATTCTCAAATTCTTTACTTGAGCGCGAGCCATTAGCTTTTACCCATTCAGCCATAACAGGTAGTCCTTTTTCTAAACCGGTATAAGGTGTCGGTTCAAAAATTTCTTCAAACTTTGTGTGATCGGAGTATGCATGTAGAACTTCATCACGTTTTTCTAGTTCAATCAAATTAAGTTCCGATCCCATTGCCTGTGAAACGGAAATAGCAAGTTCCTTAACGGTATTTACTTCTTTCCCCCCGATATTGAATGTTTGGTTATATGCTTTGGCGATATTTACAGAATCAGCAATATATGGCGCTACATCATCTATATAGCTAAAAGCTCTGCTTTGACTGCCATCTCCGAATATACTGAGATTTTCTTTTTTCAGTATTTGATTCATGAAAATTCCAACTACATTTCTGTATTTATCACCAATATTCTGATGTGCCCCGTAAACATTATGCGGACGGAAAATTACATAGTTCAGTCCAAACATTTTATTTGCGTTTTGCAGGTCCATTTCAACAGCATATTTTGCTATACCATAAGGATCTTCCGGTTGTGGATGTTGCGTTTCAATTAGAGGTAAATCATTAGAACCGTATACAGCTATCGAAGAAGTGAAAACAAAACATTTTACTTTGTGATTAACTGAAGCATTAATAAGGTTTATGCTGCCAATGAGATTGTTTTGGTAGTTAAATCTTCTTATAAAGTGACTTAATCCCTCAGCTGCATAGGCAGCTAAATGATATACGTAATCGAATTTATGTTTGTTGAATAAA is a genomic window of Bacteroidota bacterium containing:
- a CDS encoding NAD-dependent epimerase/dehydratase family protein, yielding MKICSLVTGGAGFIGSHVVKHLINQNHRVVVLDDLSGGSKENVNPEAELIIGSITDTDLVEILFNKHKFDYVYHLAAYAAEGLSHFIRRFNYQNNLIGSINLINASVNHKVKCFVFTSSIAVYGSNDLPLIETQHPQPEDPYGIAKYAVEMDLQNANKMFGLNYVIFRPHNVYGAHQNIGDKYRNVVGIFMNQILKKENLSIFGDGSQSRAFSYIDDVAPYIADSVNIAKAYNQTFNIGGKEVNTVKELAISVSQAMGSELNLIELEKRDEVLHAYSDHTKFEEIFEPTPYTGLEKGLPVMAEWVKANGSRSSKEFENIEIEKNLPNSWKKNNTK